The sequence below is a genomic window from Myotis daubentonii chromosome 14, mMyoDau2.1, whole genome shotgun sequence.
GCACTGCAACACAGCAACCTGGTTCTTCACGAAATTTGGTTTTTAATAGGTTTAGCCAATCATCCACTATCTGATTAGGGGGTGGTGCACCATCATCAAATGGCCAATCTAGAACATGGATTCCTTCTTTTTCAACTGGAGCTTTATCGTATGTAGCATCACAAACTCGAACCAAAGTTGTCACTCCATACTTCTTAAGTTCCTCTGTGAACTTGTTGAGGGTAGCATTGGTAGGGTTGTGAGTAATCAGAAAATGCATGTTCTCATAGGAGATCTCCACAGGGGCTGGACGGTTCATTATGGCAAATAAAAAGTGTGAGCGTGCGTGTGTGAGtgagtttcaatcgcactgtatgtgctcgcccgcatgtggtattttgtggaagagccacactcaaggggccaaagagccgcatgtggctcgcgagctgcggtttgccaaccactgattccCACTTTGtcccctttttgttgttgttgagccGGTTTGAATTGGGTTCATGTCACTGCAGCTGAGAGTCTTAATCATAGCCAGCAGTCTATGTCCGGTTGCTGGGGAACAAATAGGGAGAAGGAATAGAGCAGTATGGCATGATGGAGAAAGTTCTAGAATGAGTAGAGAGCCCTGATTGTCATCCCACCTCTGTGATAATCTATGGGTTTGCCTTGGTGACTGTTGCTTTGCCCCTTCGGAAAAAAGTCCTCAGCTTCTAAAAAAAGAGGGTAAGTGCCTGGTCTCTGGGGTTAGCAGCCTGGATTCTAGCCCCCAAATCTTCTACCTTCAGGTATGACTTTGGACAGACCCAAGTTAAACCCCAGCTTCTCAGTGTGTGCAAAGGGTAGATGTTTTAGAGATGTTGGGAGGACAGAATGAGGTCATGCATGTCTAGCATACAGCACTCTACTATATGTTAGACGGCACTATATTACCCAGTCGTACTATGTGCCACAAAACGAGCTGTGGTGAGGCTGCCAGTGTGGTCTGTGATTATTATGAAGGCCACTGTGATGCTGGCAGTGATGCTATGCTGACTACTTGGTAGAGAGCCAGACATGAGAGATATCATGGGGAGATTAGTGCTCTTGGCagaggagcggggaggggagtCTCTGTTGCCTGGCTCCTCTGAGCTAAACAACATGGCC
It includes:
- the LOC132215193 gene encoding protein tyrosine phosphatase type IVA 2-like, yielding MNRPAPVEISYENMHFLITHNPTNATLNKFTEELKKYGVTTLVRVCDATYDKAPVEKEGIHVLDWPFDDGAPPPNQIVDDWLNLLKTKFREEPGCCVAVHCVAGLGRAPVLVALALIECGMKYEDAVQFIRQKRRGAFNSKQLLYLEKYRPKMRLRFRDTNGHCCVQ